A single window of Malus sylvestris chromosome 5, drMalSylv7.2, whole genome shotgun sequence DNA harbors:
- the LOC126623385 gene encoding uncharacterized protein LOC126623385 isoform X1 gives MKVFKWPSYPLASHFSSCSGISLHSLPFTSLLPVNSFTPNSSPQNPISNLNLPSSQRSLSFSRFWSHLLGKFGNWKILNHILLSGNVSEITFSNINMSTRYYDRSWWGRAEPIYATTCPRHSKSNEGSISNLLFVNITSTSENGVFLSGSKGGLLSDLRFINLDLTYRRWTNNAGGLVDYRPGCQGLVKHSTAGIIMEHINGWVIDNVNMRWSDDPLRQWNDPLDFRSATVNNICLLNFHSSLYKQ, from the exons ATGAAAGTTTTCAAATGGCCATCCTACCCTCTCGCGTCTCACTTCTCTTCTTGCTCTGGCATCTCACTTCACTCCCTCCCGTTCACTTCACTCCTTCCCGTCAACTCATTCACTCCCAACTCGTCCCCCCAAAACCCAATCTCCAACCTGAACCTTCCTTCCTCCCAACGATCTCTGTCGTTCTCCAG ATTCTGGAGCCACTTACTGGGAAAGTTTGGAAATTGGAAGATTTTGAATCACATCCTGCTTTCTG GAAATGTGAGTGAGATTACCTTCTCAAACATAAATATGAGCACAAGATACTATGATCGATCCTGGTGGGGAAGAGCGGAGCCAATCTACGCGACCACATGTCCTCGACACTCAAAGTCAAATGAGGGTTCAATCTCTAACCTACTCTTCGTTAATATCACCTCAACTTCCGAGAATGGAGTATTCTTATCAGGTTCTAAAGGCGGGCTTCTCAGTGATTTACGATTCATTAACTTGGATCTGACTTACAGAAGATGGACTAACAATGCTGGTGGGTTGGTAGACTACAGACCGGGATGCCAGGGACTTGTTAAACACAGCACGGCCGGGATCATCATGGAACACATCAATGGCTGGGTGATTGACAATGTTAATATGAGATGGTCCGATGATCCGTTAAGGCAGTGGAATGATCCTTTGGATTTCAGGTCTGCTACTGTAAATAACATATGTTTGCTTAATTTCCACTCCAGCTTGTACAAACAATGA
- the LOC126623385 gene encoding uncharacterized protein LOC126623385 isoform X2, translating into MKVFKWPSYPLASHFSSCSGISLHSLPFTSLLPVNSFTPNSSPQNPISNLNLPSSQRSLSFSRFWSHLLGKFGNWKILNHILLSGNVSEITFSNINMSTRYYDRSWWGRAEPIYATTCPRHSKSNEEDGLTMLVGW; encoded by the exons ATGAAAGTTTTCAAATGGCCATCCTACCCTCTCGCGTCTCACTTCTCTTCTTGCTCTGGCATCTCACTTCACTCCCTCCCGTTCACTTCACTCCTTCCCGTCAACTCATTCACTCCCAACTCGTCCCCCCAAAACCCAATCTCCAACCTGAACCTTCCTTCCTCCCAACGATCTCTGTCGTTCTCCAG ATTCTGGAGCCACTTACTGGGAAAGTTTGGAAATTGGAAGATTTTGAATCACATCCTGCTTTCTG GAAATGTGAGTGAGATTACCTTCTCAAACATAAATATGAGCACAAGATACTATGATCGATCCTGGTGGGGAAGAGCGGAGCCAATCTACGCGACCACATGTCCTCGACACTCAAAGTCAAATGAGG AAGATGGACTAACAATGCTGGTGGGTTGGTAG
- the LOC126623380 gene encoding probable leucine-rich repeat receptor-like serine/threonine-protein kinase At3g14840, translating to MARFLIVLTLILCFCFSSTVKAEAQSQTAPREVEVLKEILIQLGKKEWNFSIDPCLNDTNWFTQKSDKLTLYNNTVICNCSNPDGFCHVVSIFLKGQDLAGVLPLSIAKLPYLKKVDFTRNYLSGTIPREWASTKLESLSLTVNNLTGPIPGYLGNITTLLSLSLENNMFSGTVPPELGKLVFLNYLNLNANNLTGELPRALTNLTELTELRISSNKFTGKIPDFFQSWKQLQKLEIQASGFQGPIPSSISVLSNLKELRISDIGGEGSEFPPLSSMTSMNRLMLRSCGLSGSIPHYIPTMANLIVLDLSFNNLEGNIPDMAALSNLQWLYLTSNLLTGPIPDWIMKRHRKTQMDLSYNNFSQISEQPTTCREQLNLFKSFFGQGNSLSGGCLEKISCPKEEYSLHINCGGSKTTVGGIVFEEDQDPGGDSRFVAVIPNWGISTTGHFWDVNATQPYITNNMSVLELNNSELYTSARLSPLSLTYYARCLGNGNYTVKLHFSEIIIRGNKSFHSLGRRIFDVYIQEKLVWKDFDIKKEAQGVDRVVVKELKAVQVKDKTLLIRFKWSGKGTTTSPKRGTYGPLISAISVDSEFKPPSSKSKIPIVVGTSVGAFVVCLIFLILWWRGSLGSKTSREKALRGLDLQTGFFTFRQIKAATNNFDPENKIGEGGFGSVYKGILLDGTIIAVKQLSSKSRQGNREFVNEIGMISALHHPNLVRLYGCCIESNQLLLVYEYMENNSLAHTLFGPEEGPLKLDWSTRQKICIGIARGLAFLHEESPLKVVHRDIKATNILLDQDLNAKISDFGLAKLDEEENTHISTRVAGTIGYMAPEYALWGYLTYKADVYSFGVVALEIVAGKNNMKYRPNENFVCLVDWALVLQQKGNLIELVDPRLGSDFEVEEVITMVKVALLCINPAPALRPTMSAVVSMLEGRTLVRESVMNPNIYGDELKLATLRNPFDPTAQGGTSGTQSLVGSSDATWINSSATTSSDLYKIGPSSSTSTW from the exons ATGGCAAGATTTCTCATCGTGCTCACATTGATCCTTTGCTTCTGCTTTTCATCAACAGTCAAAGCTGAAGCACAATCTCAAACTGCTCCTAGAGAAG TGGAAGTACTCAAAGAAATACTTATACAACTGGGGAAAAAAGAATGGAACTTCAGCATAGACCCATGCCTCAATGACACAAATTGGTTTACCCAAAAATCTGATAAATTAACTCTCTACAACAACACTGTCATCTGCAACTGCTCCAACCCTGATGGTTTTTGCCATGTTGTCAGCAT TTTTCTCAAAGGGCAAGATCTTGCTGGTGTACTTCCACTATCAATTGCAAAGTTACCCTACCTAAAAAAAGT TGATTTCACCCGGAACTACCTCAGCGGTACTATACCGCGTGAATGGGCTTCGACGAAGTTGGAATCTCT GTCCCTTACCGTGAACAACTTAACGGGACCAATCCCTGGCTACTTGGGAAACATTACCACCCTACTCTCTCT GAGCTTAGAGAATAACATGTTTTCTGGAACTGTTCCTCCTGAGCTTGGGAAATTGGTTTTCTTGAATTATCT CAATCTGAATGCCAACAATCTCACAGGAGAGCTGCCCAGGGCTCTCACTAATCTGACCGAGTTAACAGAACT TAGGATTAGCAGTAACAAATTCACTGGAAAAATACCTGATTTTTTTCAAAGCTGGAAACAACTTCAGAAACT AGAGATCCAAGCTAGTGGCTTCCAAGGTCCAATTCCATCGAGCATTTCTGTCTTGAGTAATTTAAAAGAGCT AAGGATCAGTGATATAGGTGGAGAGGGTTCAGAATTTCCACCCTTGAGTAGTATGACAAGCATGAATAGATT AATGCTGAGGAGCTGTGGCTTGTCTGGAAGTATACCCCATTATATTCCAACAATGGCAAACTTGATAGTATT AGATCTCAGCTTCAACAATTTGGAAGGAAACATTCCTGATATGGCGGCCCTGTCAAACTTGCAGTGGCT ATATCTCACAAGCAACTTGCTCACTGGGCCTATTCCAGACTGGATCATGAAGAGACATCGTAAAAC CCAGATGGATCTTTCTTACAATAATTTTTCTCAGATCTCCGAGCAGCCAACTACTTGTAGAGAACAATT GAACTTGTTCAAAAGCTTTTTCGGACAAGGCAACTC ATTATCTGGAGGGTGCCTGGAAAAAATTTCGTGTCCAAAAG AGGAGTACTCATTACATATTAACTGTGGAGGAAGTAAAACCACTGTTGGAGGAATCGTATTTGAAGAGGATCAAGACCCGGGTGGTGATTCACGTTTTGTTGCGGTGATACCTAATTGGGGAATCAGTACCACTGGACATTTTTGGGACGTTAACGCCACCCAGCCGTACATTACAAATAATATGTCCGTGCTTGAATTGAACAACTCAGAGTTGTACACGAGTGCACGCctatctcctctctctctcacatattATGCACGCTGCTTGGGGAATGGAAATTATACCGTGAAACTTCACTTTTCGGAGATAATAATCAGAGGCAACAAATCTTTTCACAGTTTAGGAAGGCGAATATTTGATGTCTATATTCAG GAGAAACTAGTGTGGAAGGATTTTGACATAAAAAAGGAAGCACAAGGGGTTGATAGGGTAGTCGTTAAGGAACTTAAAGCAGTTCAAGTTAAGGATAAAACTTTACTGATCCGGTTTAAGTGGTCTGGGAAAGGGACAACAACTTCCCCAAAGAGAGGAACATATGGTCCTCTTATATCAGCTATCTCTGTAGACTCTG AGTTCAAGCCTCCAAGTAGCAAAAGCAAAATACCTATTGTGGTTGGAACTTCAGTTGGAGCTTTTGTTGTGTGCCTTattttcttgattctttggTGGAGAGGCAGTCTTGGTAGCAAGACATCAAGGGAAAAAG CTCTAAGAGGACTGGATCTGCAAACTGGTTTTTTCACCTTCAGGCAAATAAAAGCTGCCACTAACAACTTTGATCCCGAAAACAAAATCGGGGAAGGCGGTTTTGGGTCTGTCTACAAG GGTATATTGTTGGATGGTACTATAATCGCGGTTAAGCAACTATCATCAAAAtcaaggcaaggaaatcggGAATttgtgaatgaaataggcatgataTCTGCTTTGCATCATCCAAATCTTGTCAGATTGTATGGATGTTGTATTGAATCAAACCAATTACTGTTGGTATATGaatacatggaaaataataGCCTTGCACATACTTTGTTTG GTCCAGAGGAAGGTCCATTAAAGCTGGACTGGTCTACAAGGCAGAAAATATGCATAGGTATAGCAAGAGGTCTGGCTTTTTTGCATGAGGAGTCGCCACTGAAGGTTGTACATAGAGACATTAAAGCCACAAATATATTGCTAGACCAAGACCTCAACGCAAAGATCTCTGACTTCGGTTTGGCCAAGCTTGACGAAGAGGAGAACACTCACATTAGCACCAGAGTTGCTGGAACCAT AGGATACATGGCTCCAGAATATGCACTATGGGGTTATTTAACATATAAAGCAGATGTTTACAGCTTTGGTGTAGTTGCATTGGAAATTGTTGCTGGAAAGAACAACATGAAATATCGACCAAATGAGAACTTCGTATGCCTTGTGGATTGG GCTCTTGTTTTACAACAAAAGGGGAACTTAATAGAGCTAGTGGATCCAAGGTTGGGGTCGGATTTTGAAGTGGAAGAGGTGATTACAATGGTCAAGGTAGCTCTCTTATGCATCAATCCAGCCCCAGCTCTCAGGCCGACCATGTCTGCAGTAGTGAGCATGCTTGAAGGACGGACACTTGTTCGTGAATCGGTCATGAACCCAAATATTTACGGCGATGAATTGAAGTTAGCAACCTTGAGAAACCCGTTTGATCCGACTGCACAGGGGGGTACAAGTGGAACTCAGAGCCTTGTTGGTTCATCAGATGCAACATGGATTAATTCTTCTGCTACCACGTCCTCAGATCTCTATAAAATTGGTCCTAGTAGTAGTACATCTACTTGGTAA